One part of the Phragmites australis chromosome 3, lpPhrAust1.1, whole genome shotgun sequence genome encodes these proteins:
- the LOC133912854 gene encoding glycerophosphodiester phosphodiesterase GDPD6-like: MEEPGPSDQRPHASNKNCAYDVCFSIRIHPSSCDAHAFLFLERAKDLCAFHSQGIREALQIARNKVSLLGIFRDRSHLHKAHIDASQERKAREGDRSTVSFDQNRRKRAIGSLSSMASFWHISIIVLVLLFGGSKAHPGAPPRSQLDVNHKKALQTFRPYNIAHRGSNGELPEETEAAYLRAIEEGADFIETDILASKDGHLICFHDVTLDATTDVANRTKFSDRKRTYEVQGENVTGWFVVDFTLKELKSLRVKQRYSFRDQQYNGKYQIITFEEYVLIALYANRVVGIYPEIKNPIFINQHVKWSNGKKFEDKFVETLLKYGYQGEYMSEHWLRQPVLIQSFAPTSLIYISNMTNSPKVFLIDDTTIPTQDTNQSYYEITSNAYLAFIRKYVIGIGPWKDTIVPPKDNYLGQPTDLVARAHALNLQVHPYTFRNENCFLHFNFHQDPYVEYEYWLNEIGVDGLFTDFTGSLHMYQEWTTPYPKKKNAEALLHEIANMLKDDGY; encoded by the exons ATGGAGGAGCCAGGACCATCAGACCAGCGACCTCATGCTTCTAACAAGAACTGTGCCTATGATGTCTGTTTCAGTATTCGTATCCATCCTTCAAGTTGTGATGCCCATGCCTTCCTTTTCCTAGAACGCGCAAAAGATCTGTGCGCATTTCATTCACAAGGCATCCGTGAAGCGTTGCAAATTGCAAGAAACAAAGTCAGTCTTCTAGGAATATTCCGAGACAGGTCTCATCTACATAAGGCCCACATTGATGCTTCACAAGAAAGGAAGGCAAGAGAAGGAGATAGAAGTACAGTGTCCTTTGATCAGAACAGAAGGAAAAGGGCAATAGGCAGCTTGAGCAGCATGGCTTCCTTCT GGCACATCTCTATCATTGTCCTTGTACTGCTTTTCGGGGGATCCAAAGCCCATCCAGGTGCACCTCCCCGTAGCCAGCTGGATGTAAACCACAAGAAGGCACTACAGACATTTAGACCTTACAACATTGCCCACAGGGGCTCAAATGGTGAATTACCCGAAGAAACAGAGGCAGCCTACTTG AGGGCTATCGAAGAAGGTGCAGACTTCATCGAGACTGATATACTTGCGTCAAAGGATGGGCATCTTATATGTTTTCATGATGTAACACTGGATGCAACAACCGATGTCGCAAACCGTACCAAATTCTCCGATAGGAAGAGAACCTATGAAGTCCAAGGAGAAAATGTGACTGGATGGTTCGTTG TGGACTTCACTCTTAAAGAGCTTAAATCATTGAGGGTGAAACAACGGTACAGTTTCAGGGACCAACAGTACAATG GGAAGTACCAGATTATTACATTTGAGGAGTATGTCTTGATTGCACTTTACGCCAACAGGGTAGTCGGAATATACCCTGAGATCAAGAATCCAATTTTCATCAACCAGCAT GTCAAGTGGTCGAATGGAAAGAAATTTGAGGATAAGTTTGTTGAGACACTATTAAAATATGGCTACCAAGGTGAATACATGTCTGAACATTGGCTCAGGCAGCCCGTGCTTATTCAATCCTTCGCTCCAACTTCACTCATTTACATCTCGAATATGACAAACTCTCCGAAAGTATTCCTAATTGATGACACAACAATTCCAACTCAAGATACAAATCAG TCGTACTATGAGATAACTTCAAATGCTTATCTTGCATTCATAAGGAAATATGTGATTGGGATTGGGCCGTGGAAGGATACAATTGTTCCTCCGAAAGACAACTACTTAGGACAGCCGACTGATCTCGTCGCACGAGCACATGCTCTTAATCTTCAG GTGCACCCATACACTTTCAGAAATGAGAATTGTTTCTTGCACTTCAACTTCCATCAAGATCCTTATGTTGAATATGAGTATTGGCTCAATGAGATCGGTGTCGATGGGCTGTTCACTGATTTCACCGGTAGTTTGCACATGTACCAAGAATGGACTACACCATacccaaagaagaagaatgcGGAAGCACTCTTGCATGAGATCGCAAACATGCTGAAGGATGATGGATACTGA
- the LOC133912856 gene encoding uncharacterized protein LOC133912856 has protein sequence MGEFDDYWARAYRGDSGVPHSDPQRLVSTWTGAFALGAAACVHHNASALASHLKSLPQSWQDMTMMLDQKHWKKILEKKQQQA, from the exons atgggCGAGTTCGACGACTACTGGGCGCGGGCGTACAGGGGCGACTCCGGGGTGCCGCACTCCGACCCACAGCGCCTCGTCTCCACCTGGACCGGCGCCTTCGCCCTCGGTGCCGCCGCCTGCGTCCACCACAACGCCTCCGCACTCGCCTCCCACCTCAAGTCCCTCCCCCAAAG CTGGCAAGATATGACAATGATGCTTGATCAAAAGCACTGGAAGAAAATTCTTGAGAAGAAGCAACAGCAAGCTTAA